From the genome of Mycteria americana isolate JAX WOST 10 ecotype Jacksonville Zoo and Gardens chromosome 12, USCA_MyAme_1.0, whole genome shotgun sequence, one region includes:
- the EARS2 gene encoding nondiscriminating glutamyl-tRNA synthetase EARS2, mitochondrial yields MMIVYNLPRGTPGNARRCLLGRAGSRSPPPPASPGPVGGAGPAGRAPRPPAAPPGDAGRGVPGLRPRPRGRRGPARWGPRCRRRAAAGGGWRRLYGAPRPPAAAGQGIGWARPGGSGARGHVGGMARALRALRGAAGPERGPGPRVRFGPSPTGFLHLGGLRTALYNYIFAKKHRGTFILRVEDTDQNRVVPGAAEGIEDMLDWAGIPPDESPRRGGSFGPYQQSHRLDLYRRASDVLLERGAAYRCFCTPQRLELLKKEALRSQQTPRYDNRCRHLTPTEVSEKLSRGLDWVVRFRLEKGVEPFQDLVYGWNKHEVADVEGDPVILKGDGFPTYHLANVVDDHYMGISHVLRGTEWLTSTSKHLLLYKAFGWDPPQFGHLPLLLNKDGGKLSKRQGDIFLECFARDGYLPEALLDIITNCGSGFAEKQMGRTLEELISQFEIGRITTHSALLDLEKLPEFNRIHLTRHIENEELRQKLIRELQLLVEHVYGDQQVDQEVLGKEYVERVLLLRKGHVSLLKNLVSSDYSYLWVRPSVSREQLQTISAEVDEIGKLVLGLMTRRAAVLTVEELNKDLRSLQNQTKETKYSSMMKLLRLALSGQQHGPSVAEMMVTLGPKEVCGRIHKALSS; encoded by the exons atgATGATTGTGTACAATCtgccgcggggcacgccgggaaaCGCCCGCCGCTGCCTGCTGGGCCGCGCCGGCTCCCGTAGCCCGCCCCCTCCCGCCTCTCCCGGCCCGGTGGGCGGGGCGGGCCCCGCAggccgcgccccccggcccccggccgcgccgcccggggaCGCGGGCAGGGGCGTCCCGGGCCTCCGCCCACGCCCCCGCGGGCGCCGAGGCCCTGCCCGGTGGGGTCCGCGCTGCCGGCGCCGcgcggcagcaggaggagggtggcggcggCTTTACGGggcgccccgccccccggccgctGCGGGCCAGGGGATTGGCTGGGCGCGCCCGGGCGGAAGCGGCGCCCGCGGCCACGTGGGCGGGATGGCGCGAGCGCTGCGGGcgctgcggggcgcggcggggccggagcggggcccggggccgcgggtgCGGTTCGGGCCCAGCCCCACAG GTTTCCTGCATTTGGGCGGCCTTCGGACTGCTTTGTACAATTACATTTTTGCCAAAAAACACCGAGGGACCTTTATCTTGAGAGTGGAGGATACGGATCAAAATCGAGTGGTgcctggagctgcagaaggaatAGAAGATATGCTGGATTGGGCAG GTATTCCCCCTGACGAGAGTCCTCGCCGCGGTGGTTCCTTTGGACCCTACCAGCAGTCACACAGACTTGACCTTTACAGGAGAGCCAGCGACGTGCTTTTGGAGAGAGGCGCGGCGTACCGCTGCTTCTGTACCCCTCAGCGCCTGGAACTGCTGAAGAAGGAGGCTTTGCGGAGCCAGCAGACCCCACG ATACGACAACCGGTGTCGGCACCTGACGCCCACAGAAGTGTCTGAGAAGCTGTCGCGGGGCCTTGACTGGGTAGTCCGCTTCCGCCTGGAGAAGGGGGTGGAACCCTTTCAGGACCTGGTCTATGGCTGGAACAAGCACGAAGTGGCTGATGTGGAAGGCGACCCAGTGATTCTCAAGGGGGACGGCTTCCCCACTTACCACCTGGCAAATGTGGTGGATGACCATTACATGGGCATCAGCCACGTTCTGCGCGGAACTGAGTGGCTGACTTCAACGTCCAAGCACCTCCTTCTCTACAAAGCCTTTGGCTGGGATCCCCCTCAGTTTGGTCACCTCCCGCTGCTTCTGAACAAAGACGGTGGCAAGCTGTCGAAAAGGCAGGGGGACATCTTTCTGGAGTGCTTTGCTCGGGATGGCTACTTGCCAGAGGCTCTGCTGGACATCATAACCAACTGTGGCTCTGGATTCGCAG AGAAACAGATGGGGAGGACTTTGGAGGAGCTGATCTCGCAGTTTGAAATAGGCAGAATTACAACCCACTCTGCCCTCCTGGATCTTGAAAAACTCCCAGAATTCAACAG GATTCACCTCACCCGTCATATTGAGAATGAAGAGCTGCGACAGAAGCTAATTAGAGAGTTGCAGTTGCTGGTGGAGCACGTCTATGGGGATCAACAAGTGGATCAAGAGGTTCTAGGAAAGGAATATGTGGAGCGAGTCCTCCTGCTGAGAAAA GGTCACGTAAGCCTCCTGAAGAACCTGGTGTCATCTGATTATTCTTACTTATGGGTTAGGCCCTCGGTATCCCGAGAACAGCTACAAACTATTTCTGCAGAAGTAGATGAAATAGGAAAACTAGTCTTAGG GCTCATGACGAGGCGGGCAGCTGTTTTGACTGTGGAGGAGTTGAACAAAGACCTGAGAAGCCTCCAGAACCAAACCAAAGAGACTAAGTACAGCAGCATGATGAAGCTCCTTCGCTTGGCTCTCAGTGGGCA
- the UBFD1 gene encoding ubiquitin domain-containing protein UBFD1 isoform X1, whose translation MAAAAASAAADGAEEPGMEAEAQELPLGCGGEGGSPAAGRSPEGEERRDPPQASVSNGGDAESGKELVELKVIWNKNKYDVKFCLDSTGAELKQKIHSLTGLPPAMQKVMFKGLLPEEKTLREIKVTNGAKIMVVGSTINDVLAVNTPKEAAQQEVKAEENKKEPLCRQKQHRKVLDKGKPDDVMPSVKGVQERLPTVPLSGMYNKSGGKVRLTFKLEQDQLWIGTKERTEKLPMGSIKNVVSEPIEGHEDYHMMAFQLGPTEASYYWVYWVPTQYVDAIKDTVLGKWQYF comes from the exons atggccgccgccgccgcctccgctgCCGCCGATG GTGCCGAGGAGCCGGGCATGGAGGCGGAGGCGCAGGAGCTGCCGCTGGGCTGCGGCGGAGAGGGCGGctcgccggcggcggggcggtcTCCGGAGGGCGAGGAGCGCCGGGATCCCCCGCAGGCGTCTGTCAGCAACGGCGGCGACGCGGAGAGCGGGAAGGAGCTGGTGGAGCTAAAGGTTATCTGGAACAAGAACAAGTACGACGTCAAGTTCTGCCTGGACAGCACGGGGGCCGAGCTGAAGCAGAAGATCCACTCGCTCACAG GCCTTCCACCTGCTATGCAGAAAGTTATGTTCAAGGGACTTCTACCAGAGGAGAAAACGTTGCGGGAAATCAAAGTAACAAACGGAGCGAAAATAATGGTCGTTGGCTCTACTATCAATGATGTTTTAGCAGTAAATACACCCAAAGAAGCTGCTCAACAGGAGgtcaaagctgaagaaaataaaaaggagccaCTCTGCAGACAAAAG CAACACAGAAAAGTATTGGATAAAGGAAAACCTGATGATGTGATGCCTTCTGTTAAAGGTGTTCAG GAGCGCCTGCCAACAGTGCCGTTATCTGGCATGTACAACAAGTCAGGGGGGAAAGTAAGATTGACCTTTAAACTTGAGCAAGACCAGCTATGGATTGGTACAAAAG agagaacagaaaagttaCCCATGGGGTCCATTAAAAATGTGGTGAGTGAACCTATTGAAGGACATGAGGATTATCACATGATG GCATTTCAGCTGGGCCCAACAGAAGCATCTTACTACTGGGTCTATTGGGTACCAACTCAATATGTTGATGCAATCAAAGACACGGTGCTGGGAAAGTGGCAGTATTTTTGA
- the UBFD1 gene encoding ubiquitin domain-containing protein UBFD1 isoform X2, producing the protein MAAAAASAAADGAEEPGMEAEAQELPLGCGGEGGSPAAGRSPEGEERRDPPQASVSNGGDAESGKELVELKVIWNKNKYDVKFCLDSTGAELKQKIHSLTGLPPAMQKVMFKGLLPEEKTLREIKVTNGAKIMVVGSTINDVLAVNTPKEAAQQEVKAEENKKEPLCRQKQHRKVLDKGKPDDVMPSVKGVQERLPTVPLSGMYNKSGGKVRLTFKLEQDQLWIGTKVMYNCRNCGMCCCAEESVYRLEWCQEELKVLW; encoded by the exons atggccgccgccgccgcctccgctgCCGCCGATG GTGCCGAGGAGCCGGGCATGGAGGCGGAGGCGCAGGAGCTGCCGCTGGGCTGCGGCGGAGAGGGCGGctcgccggcggcggggcggtcTCCGGAGGGCGAGGAGCGCCGGGATCCCCCGCAGGCGTCTGTCAGCAACGGCGGCGACGCGGAGAGCGGGAAGGAGCTGGTGGAGCTAAAGGTTATCTGGAACAAGAACAAGTACGACGTCAAGTTCTGCCTGGACAGCACGGGGGCCGAGCTGAAGCAGAAGATCCACTCGCTCACAG GCCTTCCACCTGCTATGCAGAAAGTTATGTTCAAGGGACTTCTACCAGAGGAGAAAACGTTGCGGGAAATCAAAGTAACAAACGGAGCGAAAATAATGGTCGTTGGCTCTACTATCAATGATGTTTTAGCAGTAAATACACCCAAAGAAGCTGCTCAACAGGAGgtcaaagctgaagaaaataaaaaggagccaCTCTGCAGACAAAAG CAACACAGAAAAGTATTGGATAAAGGAAAACCTGATGATGTGATGCCTTCTGTTAAAGGTGTTCAG GAGCGCCTGCCAACAGTGCCGTTATCTGGCATGTACAACAAGTCAGGGGGGAAAGTAAGATTGACCTTTAAACTTGAGCAAGACCAGCTATGGATTGGTACAAAAG TGATGTACAACTGCAGAAACTGTGGCATGTGTTGCTGTGCAGAGGAATCAGTTTACCGTCTTGAgtggtgccaggaggagctgaaagTGCTGTGGTGA
- the ERN2 gene encoding serine/threonine-protein kinase/endoribonuclease IRE2 yields MPSLGRTGPGAGATGSGKRRRGPGRPRLRAAASGAGGGGGQEAAARIRPGPADSRRGDKRGPARPCAPRPRHVRDMGGPAAPLRPGLLRGLPPRPVLRPVLPVLPVLLVLLPAQCLKGGAVTVPETLLFISTLDGNLHAVSKSTGDIKWTLKDDPILQVPVYVAEPAFLPDPNDGSLYILGGKNKGGLMKLPFTIPELVQSSPCRSSDGVLYTGKKQDTWFIVDPKSGEKQTTLSTEAWDDLCPSSPLLYIGRTQYVITMYDTKSRELRWNATFSDYSAPLCEESYHYKMAHFASSGDGLVVTLDKESGEVLWAQNYGSPVVGIYVWHQDSLRRIPHLNLAMETLRYLTFHSQDIHLLKRSYQSVKGFAATKTQLLPALYVGKFAASFYALTSLVHGSVALVPQGITLARIDGPTTHDVTMRESGECEITPSTDVKYPQGSITSLHNQWLLIGHHELPPVVHTTMLRAFPENLRKTTETIIPRASPARTAFDDFLAPGGPEEPAVRSEGQFQPGPAPRERVEVYPEAGAWDLVMAGVGTALLGGGVLFLLLTKLQKQHAVQQQQLEKQIQLLQQQQEMLLPGRVSGEGVPAEPGEPGLSRGSTSQLSQSSSPLARLKDLANGMVGPRPAVPAAAEDADAEPDVIVVGKVSFNPKDVLGHGAGGTFVFRGQFDGRNVAVKRLLPECFHLVDREVQLLRESDEHPHVVRYFCTEKDKQFHYIAIELCSATLQEYVENPSFDRRSLDPVSLLRQTTSGLAHLHSLSIVHRDLKPCNILISVPNRHGQIRAVISDFGLCKKLQGGRQSFSLRSGIPGTEGWIAPEVLQEAPKENPTCAVDIFSAGCIFYYVVSGGQHPFGDSLRRQANILSGSYQLSCLQEETHDNLVARELIATMISPEPQRRPSAPVVLVHPFFWSQEKQLQFFQDVSDRIEKEPAEGPIVSALEAGGRSVVRTNWRMHISLPLQTDLRKFRTYKGGSVRDLLRAMRNKKHHYHELPADVRAALGSVPEGFVQYFTARFPRLLLHTHGAMRVCAHERLFHSYYCQEPGGDGK; encoded by the exons ATGCCCAGCCTCGGGAGGACGGGTCCGGGTGCTGGTGCAACGGGCTCGGGAAAGCGGCGGCGAGGACCGGGGCGCCCGCGGCTGCGGGCTGCGGcctccggggccggggggggcggggggcaggaaGCCGCAGCCCGGatccgccccggccccgctgactCACGGCGCGGCGAtaagcgcggcccggcccggccctgcgcgccgcggccccggcatGTCCGGGACatgggcggccccgccgcgccgctgcgcccggggctgctccgggggctgccgccgcggCCGGTGCTGCGGccggtgctgccggtgctgccggtgctgctggtgctgctcccGGCACAG TGCCTCAAAGGCGGTGCTGTGACTGTCCCAGAAACGCTGCTCTTCATATCCACGCTGGATGGAAACCTTCATGCAGTGAGTAAGAGCACAGGTGACATCAAGTGGACCCTGAAAGATG ATCCTATTCTGCAGGTGCCTGTTTATGTGGCAGA aCCGGCGTTCCTTCCAGACCCCAATGATGGCAGCCTGTATAtcctgggaggaaaaaacaaaggcGGCTTGATG AAGCTCCCGTTCACCATCCCGGAGCTGGTCCAGTCCTCGCCATGCCGCAGTTCGGACGGCGTGCTCTACACCG GGAAGAAGCAGGACACCTGGTTCATCGTGGACCCCAAGTCAGGAGAGAAGCAGACCACTCTCTCGACAGAGGCCTGGGACGACCTGTGCCCGTCAAGTCCCCTGCTCTACATCGGCCGTACCC AGTACGTCATCACCATGTACGACACCAAGTCGCGGGAGCTGCGCTGGAACGCCACCTTCTCCGACTACTCGGCACCGCTCTGCGAGGAGTCCTACCACTACA AAATGGCACACTTCGCCTCAAGCGGGGACGGGCTGGTGGTGACGCTGGACAAGGAGAGCGGGGAGGTCCTGTGGGCGCAGAACTATGGCTCGCCCGTGGTCGGCATCTACGTGTGGCACCAGGACAGCCTCCGCCGCATCCCCCACCTCAACCTGGCCATGGAGACCCTGCGCTACCTGACCTTCCACTCGCAGGACATCCACCTCCTCAAGAGGAGCTACCAGTCCGTGAAGGGTTTCGCTGCCACCAAGACCCAGCTGCT GCCAGCGCTCTACGTGGGGAAGTTCGCGGCCAGCTTCTACGCCTTGACCTCCCTGGTCCACGGCAGCGTGGCTCTGGTG CCGCAGGGCATCACGCTGGCCAGGATCGACGGCCCCACCACGCATGACGTGACCATGAGAGAGTCGGGGGAGTGTGAGATCACGCCCAGCACCGACGTCAAGTACCCGCAGGGCAGCATCACCTCGCTCCACAACCAGTGGCTCCTAATAG GGCACCACGAGCTGCCTCCTGTGGTCCACACGACGATGCTACGAGCCTTCCCGGAGAACCTGAGGAAGACGACGGAGACCATCATCCCCAGGGCTTCTCCTGCCAGGACCGCGTTTGACGAC TTTCTGGCCCCGGGCGGCCCCGAGGAGCCGGCCGTCCGCAGCGAGGGGCAGTTCCAGCCGGGCCCCGCACCGAGGGAGCGGGTGGAGGTCTACCCCGAGGCCGGCGCCTGGGACCTGGTGATGGCTGGCGTcggcacagccctgctgggcGGGGgagtcctcttcctcctgctcacG aaactgcagaagcagcatgcggtgcagcagcagcagctggagaagcagattcagctcctgcagcagcagcaggagatgctgctcCCGGGCCGGGTCTCCGGGGAGGGCGTCCCTGCAgagcccggggagccggggctgagccggggaaGCACGTCGCAGCTCTCGCAGAGCTCCAGCCCCTTGGCCCGCCTGAAGGACCTGGCTAATGGGATGGTCGGCCCACGTCCGGCTGTCCCGGCAGCTGCTGAAG ATGCAGATGCAGAACCAGACGTGATTGTAGTTGGGAAGGTTTCTTTTAACCCCAAGGATGTGCTGGGCCATGGAGCTGGAGGAACCTTTGTCTTCAG GGGACAGTTTGATGGCCGGAACGTGGCCGTAAAGCGCCTCCTGCCCGAGTGTTTCCATCTCGTGGACCGCGAGGTCCAGCTGCTCCGGGAGTCGGACGAGCACCCCCACGTCGTCCGCTACTTCTGCACCGAGAAGGACAAGCAGTTCCACTACATCGCCATCGAGCTCTGCTCTGCCACGCTGCAGGAG TACGTGGAAAACCCCAGCTTCGATCGTCGCAGCCTGGACCCGGTGTCTCTGCTGCGTCAGACCACGTCCGGGCTGGCCCACCTCCACTCCCTCAGCATCG TCCACCGTGACCTGAAGCCCTGTAACATCCTCATCTCCGTCCCAAATCGCCACGGGCAGATCCGAGCCGTCATCTCTGACTTCGGCCTCTGCAAGAAGCTTCAGGGGGGACGACAGAGCTTCAGCCTCCGCTCCGGCATCCCTGGCACTGAGGGCTGGATCGCGCCCGAGGTGCTGCAGGAGGCCCCGAAGGAGAACCCA ACGTGCGCTGTGGACATCTTCTCAGCCGGCTGCATCTTCTACTACGTGGTGTCAGGAGGGCAGCACCCTTTTGGGGACAGCTTGCGGCGACAGGCCAACATCTTGTCGGGCTCTTAccagctgagctgcctgcaggaaGAAACTCACG ACAACCTTGTTGCGCGAGAGCTGATTGCGACAATGATCAGCCCCGAGCCCCAGCGCCGGCCCTCGGCCCCCGTGGTCCTTGTGCACCCCTTTTTCTGGAGtcaggagaagcagctgcagtTCTTCCAG GACGTCAGCGACCGCATCGAGAAGGAGCCTGCCGAGGGACCCATCGTCTCGGCCCTGGAGGCAGGGGGACGGTCGGTGGTGAGGACCAACTGGAGGATGCACATCTCCCTCCCGCTGCAGACCG ACCTGAGGAAGTTCCGCACCTACAAGGGGGGCTCGGTGCGCGACCTCCTGCGGGCCATGAGGAACAAG AAGCATCACTACCACGAGCTGCCGGCCGATGTCCGGGCAGccctgggctctgtccccgaggGCTTTGTGCAGTACTTCACCGCCCGCTTCCCCCGCCTGCTGCTGCACACGCACGGGGCCATGAGGGTCTGCGCCCACGAGCGGCTCTTCCACTCCTACTACTGCCAGGAGCCGGGAGGCGACGGCAAGTGA